In the genome of Oscarella lobularis chromosome 1, ooOscLobu1.1, whole genome shotgun sequence, one region contains:
- the LOC136186539 gene encoding uncharacterized protein isoform X3, which translates to MAPWSLREMAAASLWRTRHFGLRAVTVAVWWASNSLGAYRTAPGASRHETAKVNDEPNKREAKLHKESFLIALDATSCRFLGLSPGEGSHEKPFSICSGISISCESLNIPARGAISTNETTNGTKVKFSCKEGYVVDGAASLICLSGKWSSDPPSCKEVRCHPITPPRDGDAWWTSSHGRRENYTSGSESVAFRTLYFECRGKLELIGQSSITCLVNGSWSGTVPICSNLRLVDGDSKFEGRLEVHYNGSWGTVCEEGFGMEEAFVVCRQLFSTFPANYKFGSYFEPGPGPIVLDDLRCSGSETHLQDCLHRGIGEHRSQCNNENEAGVVCLETPFPVRLAAEGFSSVEGRLEVFYKDEWGTVCDDEWDLQDAHVVCRQLGLGRATQALAGLVHDYGPGEHSILLNKLRCNGSEQVLAQCLSEKGIFQRAKETCRNKEDVALICEDGLCPTVNATANSLMTIQSVTHRNVTSTILVFSCDDGYVLVGSSRITCFESGQWSDGLPVCKKSQLPALAAPIVAFSLLLLACVVAARTLGVSNMRSIFSPLVIIFFIFSAASVFAGVLIAVNVLSPFKCKTLVIDFVINLYTVLCFSLLFVETVAHLVGRILSRLPVKLAINAIIVIFEISISAMSCFIFVPDVGGKEPKDHCIDARTRPLLVSSYFLNAALAIGIAVVTWITHRRGLESRLKSRSIIECLTASLFAAFYIAFLCSFLWAKNGSIWAGFMVTIATFPAFLTLHVFTFMGRGALTRIRRELADLQREADLDLVELGPAVNYWDEDIVKEINTVVISPSQIQKDEQIGRGNFGAVFKGTLNDADVAMKSVLDVFNRRELNDFVREGLQMRQFDHPNVMKLLGICWSDDPSSPYHRSPLIILPYMELGDVRTYLRKRRPGGSIVSLTDENPPQVRKVSLAQLVKFSLHIAKGMEYISNKGVVHRDLAARNCMVSWDLEVKVGDFGLSRVMKAGKDYYRTREGGQFPVRWMSPECLIDFVFTAKSDVWAFGITLWEVMTLGMMPYPGVSNQDVVVLVTSGQRLGKPNECPLEVYDIMGLCWAAEPDDRLSFPQIVECFEEYLTELRNYLNPNEDPYSHWNMSVAKEVTVTLPQLLSKSEDGKPKGRSVSGKQASDPASRSINVEKISAMFALGDGEIDVLEC; encoded by the exons ATGGCACCGTGGAGCTTACGAGAAATGGCAGCAGCGTCGCTGTGGAGAACGCGACACTTCGGCTTGCGTGCAGTGACGGTGGCCGTTTGGTGGGCGTCGAATTCATTAGGTGCCTACCGGACGGCACCTGGGGCAAGTCGTCATGAGACTGCGAAAGTAAACGACGAGCCCAATAAAAGAGAAGCAAAACTTCACAAGGAGAGTTTTCTTATCGCCTTAGATGCTACATCCTGTCGCTTCCTTGGCTTATCGCCTGGAGAGGGGTCGCATGAGAAGCCCTTTTCAATCTGCTCTG GCATTTCCATTTCATGCGAATCGCTGAACATACCTGCACGCGGGGCTATATCCACAAATGAAACTACCAATGGGACCAAAGTCAAATTTTCTTGCAAAGAAGGATACGTCGTGGATGGCGCGGCAAGCCTTATCTGCTTGTCAGGCAAGTGGTCAAGCGACCCCCCGTCTTGCAAAG aggTTCGGTGTCATCCTATTACGCCCCCACGAGATGGGGATGCATGGTGGACGTCGTCCCATGGCCGCAGGGAGAATTATACTTCCGGCTCGGAATCCGTTGCCTTTCGAACGCTGTACTTCGAGTGCCGCGGAAAACTTGAACTTATTGGCCAGTCTTCCATAACCTGTCTCGTGAATGGAAGCTGGTCAGGAACCGTCCCAATTTGTTCAA ATCTTCGTCTGGTGGACGGAGACTCCAAATTCGAAGGTCGCCTCGAAGTGCATTACAACGGGTCGTGGGGAACAGTTTGTGAAGAAGGCTTTGGCATGGAAGAAGCGTTCGTTGTTTGTCGGCAACTCTTTTCAACGTTTCCTGCAAATTACAAATTCGGTTCATATTTTGAACCAGGGCCTGGTCCCATAGTGCTCGACGATCTACGATGTTCCGGGAGCGAAACTCATCTTCAAGACTGTTTGCATCGAGGTATAGGAGAGCACAGGTCACAGTGCAATAACGAAAACGAGGCCGGAGTCGTCTGTTTGG AAACACCGTTTCCGGTCCGACTGGCGGCTGAAGGGTTTTCGTCGGTCGAAGGACGCCTGGAAGTGTTCTACAAAGACGAATGGGGAACggtgtgcgacgacgaatgggatTTGCAAGACGCTCACGTCGTGTGCCGTCAGCTCGGACTGGGACGAGCTACCCAAGCGTTGGCTGGGCTCGTTCACGATTACGGTCCCGGCGAGCATTCGATTCTGCTTAATAAGCTACGCTGTAATGGGTCCGAACAAGTGCTCGCGCAATGTCTTTCGGAAAAAGGTATATTCCAGCGCGCAAAGGAAACTTGCAGGAACAAGGAAGATGTTGCGCTGATTTGTGAAG ATGGTCTATGCCCCACTGTCAATGCGACAGCCAATTCGTTAATGACGATTCAGTCGGTCACTCACAGAAACGTTACCTCGACCATATTGGTCTTTTCTTGCGATGATGGATACGTCCTGGTTGGTTCCTCAAGAATCACGTGTTTCGAAAGCGGTCAATGGTCTGACGGGCTGCCAGTCTGCAAGAAATCTC aaCTTCCGGCGCTCGCTGCTCCTATtgtcgctttttctctcctccttCTAGCATGCGTTGTTGCCGCCCGCACTTTGGGAGTTTCTAACATGCGAAGCATCTTTTCCCCACTTGTCATtatctttttcattttttcagcCGCATCCGTCTTTGCTGGCGTTCTTATTGCTGTCAAcgttctttctcctttcaaaTGCAAAACTTTGGTGATAGATTTTGTTATTAATCTATACACCGTCCTCTGCTTTTCGCTGTTGTTTGTTGAAACGGTAGCTCACCTCGTCGGACGAATTCTCTCCAGGCTACCAGTTAAACTTGCTATCAATGCCATCATCGTGATTTTTGAAATCTCAATATCGGCTATGTCATGTTTCATTTTTGTTCCAGATGTTGGCGGAAAAGAGCCCAAAGATCATTGCATAGACGCTCGCACCCGTCCTCTACTTGTCTCCTCATACTTCCTTAATGCTGCACTTGCTATTGGAATTGCTGTTGTCACGTGGATAACGCATCGCAGAGGACTTGAAAGTCGACTGAAGAGCAGATCGATTATTGAGTGTTTAACGGCATCACTTTTTGCTGCCTTTTATATCGCATTCTTATGCAGTTTTCTGTGGGCAAAAAACGGCAGCATATGGGCCGGGTTCATGGTTACTATAGCTACCTTTCCAGCCTTTCTGACTCTTCATGTGTTTACCTTCATGGGAAGAGGAGCGTTAACACGCATCAGGAGGGAGTTAGCAG ATTTGCAGCGCGAAGCTGACTTAGACTTAGTTGAGCTGGGACCGGCAGTCAACTACTGGGACGAAGATATCGTTAAGGAAATCAATACAGTGGTCATTTCGCCTTCGCAAATCCAAAAAGATGAACAAATTGGTCGCG GTAACTTTGGAGCGGTTTTCAAAGGCACGCTGAACGATGCCGATGTTGCAATGAAATCAGTGCTAG ATGTGTTCAATCGCAGGGAGTTAAACGACTTCGTTCGCGAAGGTCTTCAAATGCGTCAATTTGACCATCCCAATGTGATGAAACTTCTTGGTATCTGTTGGTCTGACGATCCATCGAGCCCCTATCACCGATCTCCGCTCATCATTCTACCCTACATGGAACTAGGCGATGTCAGAACGTACCTTCGCAAACGCCGACCGGGAGGGTCAATAGTATCGCTGACGGACGAAAATCCTCCACAG GTGAGGAAAGTGTCTTTGGCGCAGCTGGTCAAATTTTCGCTGCATATTGCTAAAGGAATGGAATACATTTCTAATAAAGGAGTTGTTCATCGAGATTTGGCAGCCAGGAATTGCAT GGTGAGCTGGGATTTGGAAGTCAAAGTTGGCGACTTCGGTTTATCAAGAGTAATGAAGGCAGGGAAGGACTACTACCGCACAAGAGAAGGCGGTCAGTTTCCCGTTCGATGGATGTCGCCTGAATGCCTCATTGATTTCGTCTTCACTGCAAAATCGGATGTG tgGGCATTCGGAATCACCCTGTGGGAGGTGATGACTCTTGGAATGATGCCGTATCCAGGTGTTTCGAACCAGGACGTAGTCGTTTTGGTCACGTCAGGCCAGCGACTAGGAAAACCAAATGAATGTCCGTTAGAAGT GTATGACATTATGGGTCTGTGTTGGGCAGCCGAACCTGATGACCGTCTATCTTTTCCACAAATTGTTGAGTGTTTTGAAGAGTATCTGACCGAGTTGAGGAATTATCTAAATCCAAATGAGGACCCATACTCTCATTGGAATATGTCTGTTGCCAAGGAAGTGACTGTGACACTACCTCAGCTGCTTTCAAAAAGTGAAGATGGAAAGCCAAAGGGCAGAAGTGTAAGTGGAAAACAAGCATCGGATCCAGCCAGTAGAAGCATTAACGTGGAAAAGATTAGTGCCATGTTTGCATTGGGCGATGGCGAAATTGATGTCTTGGAATGTTGA
- the LOC136186539 gene encoding uncharacterized protein isoform X5: protein MLFMSPRHRTRSTGISISCESLNIPARGAISTNETTNGTKVKFSCKEGYVVDGAASLICLSGKWSSDPPSCKEVRCHPITPPRDGDAWWTSSHGRRENYTSGSESVAFRTLYFECRGKLELIGQSSITCLVNGSWSGTVPICSNLRLVDGDSKFEGRLEVHYNGSWGTVCEEGFGMEEAFVVCRQLFSTFPANYKFGSYFEPGPGPIVLDDLRCSGSETHLQDCLHRGIGEHRSQCNNENEAGVVCLETPFPVRLAAEGFSSVEGRLEVFYKDEWGTVCDDEWDLQDAHVVCRQLGLGRATQALAGLVHDYGPGEHSILLNKLRCNGSEQVLAQCLSEKGIFQRAKETCRNKEDVALICEDGLCPTVNATANSLMTIQSVTHRNVTSTILVFSCDDGYVLVGSSRITCFESGQWSDGLPVCKKSQLPALAAPIVAFSLLLLACVVAARTLGVSNMRSIFSPLVIIFFIFSAASVFAGVLIAVNVLSPFKCKTLVIDFVINLYTVLCFSLLFVETVAHLVGRILSRLPVKLAINAIIVIFEISISAMSCFIFVPDVGGKEPKDHCIDARTRPLLVSSYFLNAALAIGIAVVTWITHRRGLESRLKSRSIIECLTASLFAAFYIAFLCSFLWAKNGSIWAGFMVTIATFPAFLTLHVFTFMGRGALTRIRRELADLQREADLDLVELGPAVNYWDEDIVKEINTVVISPSQIQKDEQIGRGNFGAVFKGTLNDADVAMKSVLDVFNRRELNDFVREGLQMRQFDHPNVMKLLGICWSDDPSSPYHRSPLIILPYMELGDVRTYLRKRRPGGSIVSLTDENPPQVRKVSLAQLVKFSLHIAKGMEYISNKGVVHRDLAARNCMVSWDLEVKVGDFGLSRVMKAGKDYYRTREGGQFPVRWMSPECLIDFVFTAKSDVWAFGITLWEVMTLGMMPYPGVSNQDVVVLVTSGQRLGKPNECPLEVYDIMGLCWAAEPDDRLSFPQIVECFEEYLTELRNYLNPNEDPYSHWNMSVAKEVTVTLPQLLSKSEDGKPKGRSVSGKQASDPASRSINVEKISAMFALGDGEIDVLEC from the exons ATGCTTTTCATGTCTCCACGTCATCGCACACGGTCCACAGGCATTTCCATTTCATGCGAATCGCTGAACATACCTGCACGCGGGGCTATATCCACAAATGAAACTACCAATGGGACCAAAGTCAAATTTTCTTGCAAAGAAGGATACGTCGTGGATGGCGCGGCAAGCCTTATCTGCTTGTCAGGCAAGTGGTCAAGCGACCCCCCGTCTTGCAAAG aggTTCGGTGTCATCCTATTACGCCCCCACGAGATGGGGATGCATGGTGGACGTCGTCCCATGGCCGCAGGGAGAATTATACTTCCGGCTCGGAATCCGTTGCCTTTCGAACGCTGTACTTCGAGTGCCGCGGAAAACTTGAACTTATTGGCCAGTCTTCCATAACCTGTCTCGTGAATGGAAGCTGGTCAGGAACCGTCCCAATTTGTTCAA ATCTTCGTCTGGTGGACGGAGACTCCAAATTCGAAGGTCGCCTCGAAGTGCATTACAACGGGTCGTGGGGAACAGTTTGTGAAGAAGGCTTTGGCATGGAAGAAGCGTTCGTTGTTTGTCGGCAACTCTTTTCAACGTTTCCTGCAAATTACAAATTCGGTTCATATTTTGAACCAGGGCCTGGTCCCATAGTGCTCGACGATCTACGATGTTCCGGGAGCGAAACTCATCTTCAAGACTGTTTGCATCGAGGTATAGGAGAGCACAGGTCACAGTGCAATAACGAAAACGAGGCCGGAGTCGTCTGTTTGG AAACACCGTTTCCGGTCCGACTGGCGGCTGAAGGGTTTTCGTCGGTCGAAGGACGCCTGGAAGTGTTCTACAAAGACGAATGGGGAACggtgtgcgacgacgaatgggatTTGCAAGACGCTCACGTCGTGTGCCGTCAGCTCGGACTGGGACGAGCTACCCAAGCGTTGGCTGGGCTCGTTCACGATTACGGTCCCGGCGAGCATTCGATTCTGCTTAATAAGCTACGCTGTAATGGGTCCGAACAAGTGCTCGCGCAATGTCTTTCGGAAAAAGGTATATTCCAGCGCGCAAAGGAAACTTGCAGGAACAAGGAAGATGTTGCGCTGATTTGTGAAG ATGGTCTATGCCCCACTGTCAATGCGACAGCCAATTCGTTAATGACGATTCAGTCGGTCACTCACAGAAACGTTACCTCGACCATATTGGTCTTTTCTTGCGATGATGGATACGTCCTGGTTGGTTCCTCAAGAATCACGTGTTTCGAAAGCGGTCAATGGTCTGACGGGCTGCCAGTCTGCAAGAAATCTC aaCTTCCGGCGCTCGCTGCTCCTATtgtcgctttttctctcctccttCTAGCATGCGTTGTTGCCGCCCGCACTTTGGGAGTTTCTAACATGCGAAGCATCTTTTCCCCACTTGTCATtatctttttcattttttcagcCGCATCCGTCTTTGCTGGCGTTCTTATTGCTGTCAAcgttctttctcctttcaaaTGCAAAACTTTGGTGATAGATTTTGTTATTAATCTATACACCGTCCTCTGCTTTTCGCTGTTGTTTGTTGAAACGGTAGCTCACCTCGTCGGACGAATTCTCTCCAGGCTACCAGTTAAACTTGCTATCAATGCCATCATCGTGATTTTTGAAATCTCAATATCGGCTATGTCATGTTTCATTTTTGTTCCAGATGTTGGCGGAAAAGAGCCCAAAGATCATTGCATAGACGCTCGCACCCGTCCTCTACTTGTCTCCTCATACTTCCTTAATGCTGCACTTGCTATTGGAATTGCTGTTGTCACGTGGATAACGCATCGCAGAGGACTTGAAAGTCGACTGAAGAGCAGATCGATTATTGAGTGTTTAACGGCATCACTTTTTGCTGCCTTTTATATCGCATTCTTATGCAGTTTTCTGTGGGCAAAAAACGGCAGCATATGGGCCGGGTTCATGGTTACTATAGCTACCTTTCCAGCCTTTCTGACTCTTCATGTGTTTACCTTCATGGGAAGAGGAGCGTTAACACGCATCAGGAGGGAGTTAGCAG ATTTGCAGCGCGAAGCTGACTTAGACTTAGTTGAGCTGGGACCGGCAGTCAACTACTGGGACGAAGATATCGTTAAGGAAATCAATACAGTGGTCATTTCGCCTTCGCAAATCCAAAAAGATGAACAAATTGGTCGCG GTAACTTTGGAGCGGTTTTCAAAGGCACGCTGAACGATGCCGATGTTGCAATGAAATCAGTGCTAG ATGTGTTCAATCGCAGGGAGTTAAACGACTTCGTTCGCGAAGGTCTTCAAATGCGTCAATTTGACCATCCCAATGTGATGAAACTTCTTGGTATCTGTTGGTCTGACGATCCATCGAGCCCCTATCACCGATCTCCGCTCATCATTCTACCCTACATGGAACTAGGCGATGTCAGAACGTACCTTCGCAAACGCCGACCGGGAGGGTCAATAGTATCGCTGACGGACGAAAATCCTCCACAG GTGAGGAAAGTGTCTTTGGCGCAGCTGGTCAAATTTTCGCTGCATATTGCTAAAGGAATGGAATACATTTCTAATAAAGGAGTTGTTCATCGAGATTTGGCAGCCAGGAATTGCAT GGTGAGCTGGGATTTGGAAGTCAAAGTTGGCGACTTCGGTTTATCAAGAGTAATGAAGGCAGGGAAGGACTACTACCGCACAAGAGAAGGCGGTCAGTTTCCCGTTCGATGGATGTCGCCTGAATGCCTCATTGATTTCGTCTTCACTGCAAAATCGGATGTG tgGGCATTCGGAATCACCCTGTGGGAGGTGATGACTCTTGGAATGATGCCGTATCCAGGTGTTTCGAACCAGGACGTAGTCGTTTTGGTCACGTCAGGCCAGCGACTAGGAAAACCAAATGAATGTCCGTTAGAAGT GTATGACATTATGGGTCTGTGTTGGGCAGCCGAACCTGATGACCGTCTATCTTTTCCACAAATTGTTGAGTGTTTTGAAGAGTATCTGACCGAGTTGAGGAATTATCTAAATCCAAATGAGGACCCATACTCTCATTGGAATATGTCTGTTGCCAAGGAAGTGACTGTGACACTACCTCAGCTGCTTTCAAAAAGTGAAGATGGAAAGCCAAAGGGCAGAAGTGTAAGTGGAAAACAAGCATCGGATCCAGCCAGTAGAAGCATTAACGTGGAAAAGATTAGTGCCATGTTTGCATTGGGCGATGGCGAAATTGATGTCTTGGAATGTTGA
- the LOC136186539 gene encoding uncharacterized protein isoform X4, translating into MFWYHSILVFLRHRSHGHRHFHLMQIAEHTCTRAYIHESKDQWDQSKFSCKEGYVVNGTSSLICLSGRWSSEPPSCKEVRCKPITPPRDGEASWKSSDGRRENYTFGSESVAFRTLYFECRGKLELIGKSSITCLANGNWSGSVPICSNLRLVDGDSKFEGRLEVHYNGSWGTVCEEGFGMEEAFVVCRQLFSTFPANYKFGSYFEPGPGPIVLDDLRCSGSETHLQDCLHRGIGEHRSQCNNENEAGVVCLETPFPVRLAAEGFSSVEGRLEVFYKDEWGTVCDDEWDLQDAHVVCRQLGLGRATQALAGLVHDYGPGEHSILLNKLRCNGSEQVLAQCLSEKGIFQRAKETCRNKEDVALICEDGLCPTVNATANSLMTIQSVTHRNVTSTILVFSCDDGYVLVGSSRITCFESGQWSDGLPVCKKSQLPALAAPIVAFSLLLLACVVAARTLGVSNMRSIFSPLVIIFFIFSAASVFAGVLIAVNVLSPFKCKTLVIDFVINLYTVLCFSLLFVETVAHLVGRILSRLPVKLAINAIIVIFEISISAMSCFIFVPDVGGKEPKDHCIDARTRPLLVSSYFLNAALAIGIAVVTWITHRRGLESRLKSRSIIECLTASLFAAFYIAFLCSFLWAKNGSIWAGFMVTIATFPAFLTLHVFTFMGRGALTRIRRELADLQREADLDLVELGPAVNYWDEDIVKEINTVVISPSQIQKDEQIGRGNFGAVFKGTLNDADVAMKSVLDVFNRRELNDFVREGLQMRQFDHPNVMKLLGICWSDDPSSPYHRSPLIILPYMELGDVRTYLRKRRPGGSIVSLTDENPPQVRKVSLAQLVKFSLHIAKGMEYISNKGVVHRDLAARNCMVSWDLEVKVGDFGLSRVMKAGKDYYRTREGGQFPVRWMSPECLIDFVFTAKSDVWAFGITLWEVMTLGMMPYPGVSNQDVVVLVTSGQRLGKPNECPLEVYDIMGLCWAAEPDDRLSFPQIVECFEEYLTELRNYLNPNEDPYSHWNMSVAKEVTVTLPQLLSKSEDGKPKGRSVSGKQASDPASRSINVEKISAMFALGDGEIDVLEC; encoded by the exons ATGTTCTGGTATCATAGCATCCTTGTGTTTTTACGTCATCGATCGCACGGTCACAGGCACTTCCATCTCATGCAAATCGCTGAACATACTTGCACACGGGCCTATATCCACGAATCAAAAGACCAATGGGACCAAAGTAAATTTTCTTGCAAAGAAGGATATGTCGTCAATGGCACTTCAAGCCTTATCTGCTTGTCAGGCAGGTGGTCAAGCGAACCCCCGTCTTGCAAAG aggTTCGGTGTAAACCTATTACGCCCCCACGAGATGGAGAGGCTTCGTGGAAGTCATCTGATGGCCGGAGGGAGAATTATACTTTTGGCTCGGAATCCGTTGCCTTTCGAACGCTGTACTTCGAGTGCCGCGGAAAACTTGAACTTATTGGCAAGTCCTCGATAACGTGTCTTGCGAATGGAAACTGGTCAGGAAGTGTTCCTATTTGTTCAA ATCTTCGTCTGGTGGACGGAGACTCCAAATTCGAAGGTCGCCTCGAAGTGCATTACAACGGGTCGTGGGGAACAGTTTGTGAAGAAGGCTTTGGCATGGAAGAAGCGTTCGTTGTTTGTCGGCAACTCTTTTCAACGTTTCCTGCAAATTACAAATTCGGTTCATATTTTGAACCAGGGCCTGGTCCCATAGTGCTCGACGATCTACGATGTTCCGGGAGCGAAACTCATCTTCAAGACTGTTTGCATCGAGGTATAGGAGAGCACAGGTCACAGTGCAATAACGAAAACGAGGCCGGAGTCGTCTGTTTGG AAACACCGTTTCCGGTCCGACTGGCGGCTGAAGGGTTTTCGTCGGTCGAAGGACGCCTGGAAGTGTTCTACAAAGACGAATGGGGAACggtgtgcgacgacgaatgggatTTGCAAGACGCTCACGTCGTGTGCCGTCAGCTCGGACTGGGACGAGCTACCCAAGCGTTGGCTGGGCTCGTTCACGATTACGGTCCCGGCGAGCATTCGATTCTGCTTAATAAGCTACGCTGTAATGGGTCCGAACAAGTGCTCGCGCAATGTCTTTCGGAAAAAGGTATATTCCAGCGCGCAAAGGAAACTTGCAGGAACAAGGAAGATGTTGCGCTGATTTGTGAAG ATGGTCTATGCCCCACTGTCAATGCGACAGCCAATTCGTTAATGACGATTCAGTCGGTCACTCACAGAAACGTTACCTCGACCATATTGGTCTTTTCTTGCGATGATGGATACGTCCTGGTTGGTTCCTCAAGAATCACGTGTTTCGAAAGCGGTCAATGGTCTGACGGGCTGCCAGTCTGCAAGAAATCTC aaCTTCCGGCGCTCGCTGCTCCTATtgtcgctttttctctcctccttCTAGCATGCGTTGTTGCCGCCCGCACTTTGGGAGTTTCTAACATGCGAAGCATCTTTTCCCCACTTGTCATtatctttttcattttttcagcCGCATCCGTCTTTGCTGGCGTTCTTATTGCTGTCAAcgttctttctcctttcaaaTGCAAAACTTTGGTGATAGATTTTGTTATTAATCTATACACCGTCCTCTGCTTTTCGCTGTTGTTTGTTGAAACGGTAGCTCACCTCGTCGGACGAATTCTCTCCAGGCTACCAGTTAAACTTGCTATCAATGCCATCATCGTGATTTTTGAAATCTCAATATCGGCTATGTCATGTTTCATTTTTGTTCCAGATGTTGGCGGAAAAGAGCCCAAAGATCATTGCATAGACGCTCGCACCCGTCCTCTACTTGTCTCCTCATACTTCCTTAATGCTGCACTTGCTATTGGAATTGCTGTTGTCACGTGGATAACGCATCGCAGAGGACTTGAAAGTCGACTGAAGAGCAGATCGATTATTGAGTGTTTAACGGCATCACTTTTTGCTGCCTTTTATATCGCATTCTTATGCAGTTTTCTGTGGGCAAAAAACGGCAGCATATGGGCCGGGTTCATGGTTACTATAGCTACCTTTCCAGCCTTTCTGACTCTTCATGTGTTTACCTTCATGGGAAGAGGAGCGTTAACACGCATCAGGAGGGAGTTAGCAG ATTTGCAGCGCGAAGCTGACTTAGACTTAGTTGAGCTGGGACCGGCAGTCAACTACTGGGACGAAGATATCGTTAAGGAAATCAATACAGTGGTCATTTCGCCTTCGCAAATCCAAAAAGATGAACAAATTGGTCGCG GTAACTTTGGAGCGGTTTTCAAAGGCACGCTGAACGATGCCGATGTTGCAATGAAATCAGTGCTAG ATGTGTTCAATCGCAGGGAGTTAAACGACTTCGTTCGCGAAGGTCTTCAAATGCGTCAATTTGACCATCCCAATGTGATGAAACTTCTTGGTATCTGTTGGTCTGACGATCCATCGAGCCCCTATCACCGATCTCCGCTCATCATTCTACCCTACATGGAACTAGGCGATGTCAGAACGTACCTTCGCAAACGCCGACCGGGAGGGTCAATAGTATCGCTGACGGACGAAAATCCTCCACAG GTGAGGAAAGTGTCTTTGGCGCAGCTGGTCAAATTTTCGCTGCATATTGCTAAAGGAATGGAATACATTTCTAATAAAGGAGTTGTTCATCGAGATTTGGCAGCCAGGAATTGCAT GGTGAGCTGGGATTTGGAAGTCAAAGTTGGCGACTTCGGTTTATCAAGAGTAATGAAGGCAGGGAAGGACTACTACCGCACAAGAGAAGGCGGTCAGTTTCCCGTTCGATGGATGTCGCCTGAATGCCTCATTGATTTCGTCTTCACTGCAAAATCGGATGTG tgGGCATTCGGAATCACCCTGTGGGAGGTGATGACTCTTGGAATGATGCCGTATCCAGGTGTTTCGAACCAGGACGTAGTCGTTTTGGTCACGTCAGGCCAGCGACTAGGAAAACCAAATGAATGTCCGTTAGAAGT GTATGACATTATGGGTCTGTGTTGGGCAGCCGAACCTGATGACCGTCTATCTTTTCCACAAATTGTTGAGTGTTTTGAAGAGTATCTGACCGAGTTGAGGAATTATCTAAATCCAAATGAGGACCCATACTCTCATTGGAATATGTCTGTTGCCAAGGAAGTGACTGTGACACTACCTCAGCTGCTTTCAAAAAGTGAAGATGGAAAGCCAAAGGGCAGAAGTGTAAGTGGAAAACAAGCATCGGATCCAGCCAGTAGAAGCATTAACGTGGAAAAGATTAGTGCCATGTTTGCATTGGGCGATGGCGAAATTGATGTCTTGGAATGTTGA